A window of Pyrus communis chromosome 3, drPyrComm1.1, whole genome shotgun sequence genomic DNA:
ACGCGGTTCAATCGCAACCGTTTCTGATGCGAGTCGTCGACTCCTTCAATCTGTATCGGTAAGTTCGAATACcttaaaaaacttaattttaTCAGACTGATCGTTTCTTTTATTGAATTCAAACAAACtgtgtttagggtttagggtttatgacTGTGGATCATGTTCGTACTAAAGATGGTGCTTTAGAATTTTTCTGGGGTTTCATGAATTGTTGGTTGCCTCgtctggtttttattttttgggtctgAAATTGTCCCTCATTTGGTTGCTGTAAAATTATCTAAGTGAAGAAAAAACAACTCATGCCTCGTGGGGTTGGTTTTTTTACTAAGATTTGTCATGCATTGGAGAATTTTTGTTGATTGAATGGTTTTTTCCAATGCGGGGTGAGATCAGCCGACCAATTGGTCCGTCAATCGGCTACTCACATCTCGCAGCTATCCTGCAAAATTTATCCCCGAACTGTGATTTTATATTGCGGGCCAGCCTTGGCACAACGGAAAGGTTGCTCCTTTGTGACTGAAAGGTCACAGGTTTGAGTCGTGAAAACAGCCTCTTTGCCTCACCCTGACCCTCGCAAAGTGGGGACCCTTGTTAGCCTAGGGTCGCCCCTTTATCTGAGATTTTGTATTGACCAAGGGGTTTTCTCCAATGTGGTAACGGCCACTCAAATCCCACAACTAGCATGCAAGATTTTTCCCACATTGTAAATTTCTGCATCGACTAAAATGATTGACTAGTGAATTATGAAATGGCAAATTTCTGCATAATGATTGACTAATTCACAGTTTTGAATTAGTTGCTTTTTCATTATAAATTGTAACAACACCCTAAGATCCAAAAATCGTGATGAGATATTCTTACCACCCCCAATATGCTAAGCATTTCAAATTTGAAAGGTTACAGATTCATATGTTGGTTTAATGATCATATTTGAGCTTCCTGTGTCACTTGCAGTTTCATGGGGTCCATGTGCAATGCCTGAATATAAAAGCAGGAATGGAGATTCCAGACAATAAGCCCCTTAAGTATGCGCTTCAGTACATACGTGGAATCGGCAGAGCCAGGGCTGGCTTGATCATATCTGAGCTAAACATGACCAACAAACGTGCCAAGGACTTGACCCGAAGAGAAGTTGTTGCCATTGGCGATGAAATCTCCAAGTACTTAGTTGGAAGGGAATTGGTATACATAGCTCTCTCTGTTTCTCGCCCTCCTCTCCCTCTATTTTAGTGCTACTTGCATCACTAACAGGTTTGGGTTTTTCGGGGTTTTTCAGGCGACCATTGTCGAGAGAGACATCAAGAGAATGAAGGACATTCAGTGCTACAAAGGGATCAGGCACATCGATAAGTTGCCTTGCCGAGGGCAGCGCACCAGCACCAATGCCAGGACTAGGAAAGCTAATCCACGGATTGCGGTTGCATCATCAAACAAGGTGAAGAATAAGTAGTCAGTATAAAAGAAGTCATCAGTTTGGAAACAGAAGACAgcttcttttcacaacttttgagttttgaagCCATGGTTGTTAGATGTCTTACTACTTATCCTCAAAGTTTCACTCACCCATCTCTCTTAACCTTTCCAACTTTTATGTTAAAACAACTCTTGGATATTATAATCTCAAGAATTTTCTGAGAAGTTTCTTTTGGTTTCTATTCGATCAAAAGGTAACCATCAGTTTCCAAGCTTGGCAGTAAATCAAAGTGAACACCAAAGCTTGCGCTTTCAAATATCGAGTGAACTTCTCTTAGATTTAATTGACGAGGGGgtctgccaccaagaagtgaaatCAAATTCAAGAAGTCTTGTTATTACAAATTTCTCGTTTCGTCCCTACAACTTTGTGATTGAGAAGTTTCCTTTCAGTTTTATGAAAGAATCAGCATTTCATGCCTACTTCTGTAGACAATACTTTTACATTTCCGTACACACAAATGCTGCTAAGAGACTGCTCTGCTGCCTAATCCAGTTTTCGTAGGGAACTAGATTTTCCGAAAGTTCGGTCTTATACCTTTGAATTTCATTCTGGCAGTTCAAGAACTTATAGGGCCACAAACAGCTGCCACAGACAATTTTTTGAGTTTGCTTGGACGAGGGTAGACGCCGAAGTTGGTGTTTGATATGGTCACTGAACATTTCTGCTTACATAGGCACTCCTGTAAAGATAAAACATTTCTGCTTACATAGGCACCCCCACAGAAAGCCACAGAAAGCCAGAGAAAGCCAACGCTTTcagttcttttcattttttgtaagCGGATAGGTCAAATCCAGGCATGCTTGGTTAAcagaaatggaaaaagaaaagaattgtaaaactaaaataataagaGAAGTAACGAAAGAGAACAAGATTAACTAGTTTCTCTTGTCGATCCGATTCTTGAATTTAGATGATGAGTGAAATAATAATCTTACCCATATTTTAGTAAACGCCGAAAACACAAGAATCAAAATGATTTCAATTCTTTTTCATCGTGGGATCAAGAATTTTACTGGCCGAATGATGAACCGGAATACAACTGTTTCATGAGTCTGACATTCACTTAACGGCTCCGAATCAGACTAAGATGCCTAGTATTTTATACAAAGTTGACTGTCGAAGAGGCTTTGGCCGGCACCACACCAGTACCTCATATTAATCACGATTGTTTGCTCCTTGTGTACATGATCGTTCTCGCATACTCGTATTATCCACTTCCAACAGCTTTCAAGGGGAACATCTACTGCCCCAGCCTCAGCCGCACCGAGTATTCAGACGTTTCCACGTGAAACCTTTTTATCTCAACttaatcagaaccgttcatatttgATCCAACGGTGTCGAAACGCTGCGCATATATTGTGTTGCGCACTTGACATTTGGCCAGAACAGGATAACTCGACCCCATCGTCTTCAtccacacacaaacacaaagcTCATCACTCCCACAACTCAGACACAGCCATGGCGCAAACACTGGCAATGCCTCTGGCACCCTCCCTCTCTGTAATCTGCAATGGAAGAAACTCTAATCCCCTCTCCAACAGCCTCTCCTTCCCAATCAGACCCCCCAATCAGGtaaatttcacattttaaatTCTGGGTCGACCTCAGAATTTCATGGGTCGACCTCAAAATTTAAGGGTCTCGTTGATTTTGCGCAGGTTGGTGGCTTGAGCATCAAATGCGTGCGTGTTGGCGGAGTTGAAATCCCCAACAACAAAAGGGTCGAGTACTCTCTTCAGTACGTTCATGGAATTGGGCGTACTAGGGCACGAACAATCCTAATCGACCTCAACATGGAGAACAAAATCACCAAAGATTTGTCGGAAGAAGAGCTCACCATTATCCGAGATGAAGTCTCCAAGTACATGATTGAAGGAGATTTGGTAAACCCTCAAACTTTATTTGTTGCAAATACAATAATTTTGCTCACTGGCATAACTTTTATTgtcgttagatgagtttaaattttgacattTATGTAGCAAATGCATTAGATCACCTTCGTTTAACCGCAATCAATTGCGGTGGGTGGAGCAAAATGCACCCTTA
This region includes:
- the LOC137728948 gene encoding small ribosomal subunit protein uS13c-like; this encodes MAQTLAMPLAPSLSVICNGRNSNPLSNSLSFPIRPPNQVGGLSIKCVRVGGVEIPNNKRVEYSLQYVHGIGRTRARTILIDLNMENKITKDLSEEELTIIRDEVSKYMIEGDLRRFNALNIRRLKEIQCYRGIRHSQGLPCRGQRTKNNTRTLKGKRVTVAGKKKAR
- the LOC137728947 gene encoding small ribosomal subunit protein uS13m-like; the encoded protein is MMLGLRGSIATVSDASRRLLQSVSFHGVHVQCLNIKAGMEIPDNKPLKYALQYIRGIGRARAGLIISELNMTNKRAKDLTRREVVAIGDEISKYLVGRELATIVERDIKRMKDIQCYKGIRHIDKLPCRGQRTSTNARTRKANPRIAVASSNKVKNK